TGCGGCGACGACGGCGACGGCGGCGGCGGCTCGAGCCTTCCGGCACGCCGTCCTCGTCCTCGCCATCGCCGGTCTCCGCGGACTCCGCCTCGGCGGGCTCGGAAGCCGCAGGGGCCGACTCGTCCACGGTCTCGGTCTCGGTCTCGTCGTCGTTGTCCTCGCCGTCGCCGTCGGCTTCGGACTGCTGCTCACCCCTGCCACGACCCCGGCCGCGGCGGCCACGGCGCCTGCGCCGGGGCTGGCCGTCGGCTTCGCCCTGCTGGTCGGACTCGCGCTCGTCCTCGACCTCGGTCTCGTCCTCGGCGGGCTCGGGCGCCTGCTGCTCGGTGTGCCGGGTTTCCCGCTCGGCGCGCCGCTGTCTGCGCGCCTGCTCGGCGGCCGCGGCGTCCGGCGACAGGAACAGCGGCGCCTGCACGACGGCGGCGGACTCGAACACCGCCGGGGTCACCGGCTCGGCCTCGGGTCGCACCGAGTGCGTGAACAGCTGCGTGTGGTGCGCCGCCGCGCCGGTGGACGGTTGCGTGGCGCTCGGCACGTCCGGCGCGGAGAAGATGACGCCCGTACCGGTGAAGGACGCGTCGGCCTCGGCCGCGCGCGGTGGTTCCGGAGGTTCGGCCGGTGTGGCCGCGTCCGCCGCGGGCTCGGCGGCCTGCGGCGGTGCGGGGGGCTCGGCCTGCCCCACGGCGGGCTGCTCGGCGGCATCGGCCTCGACCGTCACCAAGGCGTCGCGCACCGACTCGGCGACCGCGCGGTCGACGTTCGACTGCGCGCTGCGCGCGTCCGCCCCCATCTCGGTCAGCTTGGCCAGGATGCGCTTGCTCGTTACCCCCAGCAGCTTGGCGAGTGCGTGAACTCGGATTCGCTCCGGCAATTGTTCGGCATCCTGTGATGTTGTATCCAGCGGCTCTTGATCGGCCACGAAGTCTCCTCGGGCCCCCGGGCGCGTCCCTCCCGGCGGGAGTGACGCGGCCGACGCGGGGGCGCTGTCCGTTCGACTCGCACCCGGTGGGCGCGAGATCAAGTGGTCTCGCCCCGCGTGCCCGGTTATCTCCTCGGTCGTTCGTCGTTCGGGCTAACTGGTCACGCGGCGCCTGGCTGTATGGCTGAACTCCGCGGTTCGAGCGCTCATCCAGCGTGCCTACACGGATATCCGACCCGGTGACCAGGCCATTTACCCGTGGCAGCGATGATCGGCATCGAGCCGTGGTGTCATCCGGCTGCGCTCGTCACGTCTCGTTCGCGCACCTGCACGAACAGTCGGCGTCGAATGCAGCCGATGCCAGTATCCCACACCCCGCGCCGGGCGTTCGCCATCGGCGCTCGACTCGGTCCGGCCCGCGGCGCGAACACCGGTGTCGCGGCGGCGCGGGCACGACGATCGAGACGTGGTCAGGCGGGCCGCTCGGGGAACCAGAGCGCGATCTCCCGCTTGGCCGATTCGGGGGAATCCGAGCCGTGGACCAGGTTCTCCTGGGTCTCCAGAGCGAAGTCTCCGCGAATGCTGCCGGGCACGGCCTTGTCCACCGGATCGGTGCCGCCGGCGATCTGGCGGAACGCGGCGATCGCGCGGGGACCCTCCAGGATGGCCGCGACGACCGGGCCCGAGGTGATGAACTCGATCAGGGACCCGAAGAACGGCTTCTCGGCGTGCTCGGCGTAGTGGCCCTGGGCCAGTTCCTCCGACACGTGCTTCAGTTCGAGGGCGACGATCTTCAGGCCCTTGCGCTCGATCCGTGCCAGCACCTCGCCGACAAGGCCACGGGCCACACCGTCCGGCTTGATGAGTACCAACGTCTGCTCAGTCACGGCGAACAGCCTATCCGGCACACTTGCGGGCAGCGCACCAGCGGTCCGGCTGATCGGCGCCCCGGCGCCGCCGCCCCCTCGGCAACAGACCGGCAGCGTCCTCTCCTGAGCCCTCCGGCTACGACCGCTGGATGCGCTGGCTGGGCAGCAGGCCCTTCTCCATCCGGCCGCGCACGTCGGCTCGCAGCACCAGGATGAAGCCCCAGACCACGCCGAACACCACGCCGATCACGCCGATGGACAGGTGGATGAACGCGCCGAGCAGGACAAGCACTTGCAGGCCGAGATTGAACGGCAATGCCCAGGACCGCCGCTGCAACCCGGCCCCCAGGAACATCACCACCGCGAGGACCACGAGATAGGTGCCCGAAAACCAGGTCACCCCGCCGCCGACGTCCGCCACCACCGGCAGGGCCAGCAGCACCACGATCGCCTCCAGCACCAGCGTCCCCGCCATCACCCCGCGGAACCCCTTCCACGGGTCGGTCGCGGGGGCGGGCACCGCCTGCTCGTCTCGGTCGGCCGGTTCGCTCATGCTGGATTTGTTGTCGGCATGAGCGGGGCCCTGCGTGGTCACGCTGCGCTTCCGCCTCCAGGCCTGACCGCTCATGCTGTGCCCTCCTCGGCGTCGGCCGGGCTCACGAAGTGTCCGGCGTTCCTGCGGTGCTTCTCGGCGTCCACGGGCCCGCCGTGGCCGGATAGGCTGCCGTCCGCGCACCCGGCGCTCACGCCGGGTCCTTCCCGAACAGCGCGCGGGCCGCGCCCGCCGTGACCACCGACCCTGTCACGATCACTCCGGCTCCGGAGACCATCTCGCCCGCCTCGCCCACCTCTTCGGCGATCGCGATCGCGGTCTCCAGCGCGTCGGGCAGCGTGGCGGCGGAGACCACGCGCTCGTCACCGAACCGCTGGACCGCGAGGTCGGCGAGCGTCTCCACGTCCAGCGCGCGGGGCGAACCGTTGCTGGTGACGACGATCTCGTCCAGCACCGGCTCCAGCGCGGTGAGGATGCCGGCGGCGTCCTTGTCACCGAGCACCGCGACCACTCCGACCAGTTTGCGGAAGTCGAACTCGTCGGTCAGCGTCGCGGCCAGCGCCTGCGCACCGGCCGGATTGTGCGCGGCGTCGATGAAGATGGTGGGCGCGCTGCGCATGCGCTCCAGCCGCCCAGGGCTGGTGACGCTCGCGAAACCGGCGCGCACGGCGTCCATGTCGAGCTTGCGTTGCGCGCCCGCGCCGAAGAACGCCTCCACCGCCGCGAGCGCGAGCACCGCGTTGCGCGCTTGGTGCTCGCCGTGCAACGGCAGGAAGATCTCGTCGTACACCCCGCCGAGGCCCTGCAACTCGAGTTGCTGCCCGCCCACCGCGATCTGCCGGGCGAGCACGCGGAACTCCGAGCCCTCGCGCGCGACCGCGGCGTCCATCTCGACGGCGCGGCGCAGCAGCACCTCCATCGCCTCCGGTTCCTGCTGCGCGATCACCGCGACGTTGTCGCGCGGCACCAGGCCCGCCGGGGCGCGTTTGATGATCCCGGCCTTCTCGCCCGCGATCGAGGTGAGGTCCGGGCCGAGGTACTCGGTGTGGTCCAAGCCGATCGGCGTGATCACCGCGACCTGCCCGTCGACCACGTTCGTGGCGTCCCAGGTGCCGCCCAATCCCGTCTCGACGACCGCCACGTCGACCGGCGCCTCGGCGAAGGCGGCGAACGCCATGCCGGTGAGCACCTCGAACTTGCTCATCGCGGGACCTCCCGCGGCCGCCGACTGCTTGTCGATCATCTCGACGTACGGCAGCAGCTCGCGGTAGATCTCCACGTACCGCGCGGGCGTGATCGGCGCGTTGTCGATGCTGATCCGCTCGGTGGCCAGTTGCAGATGCGGACTGGTGATCCGGCCGGTACGCCGATGCAGCGCGGTGAGCAGCGCGTCGATCATCCTGGTCACCGAGGTCTTGCCGTTGGTGCCCGCGATGTGGATCGCCGGGTAGCTCTGCTGCGGCGAGCCGAGCAGATCCATCAGCGTGGCGATCCGGGTGAGCGAGGGCTCGATCTTGGTCTCCGGCCAGCGCCGGTCGAGTTCCGCCTCGACCAGCGCCATCTCCGCCAGCTCCACCGGCGAGGGGCCGGAGCCGAGCCGCGCGCCGCCACGGCGCTCGTCGTCGCCGTATTGCGGTTCCGGCTCGTGGTTCACTTGCCGCTCAACTCCGCCAGCCGCGCCCCGATCCGCGCCACCTCGTCGGAGGCGATCTGCTGCCTGCCGCGGATCTTGTCCACCACGTGCTCGGGCGCCTTGGCCAGGAACGCCTCGTTGCCGAGCTTGGCGGCGGTGCCCTGGAGCTCCTTCTGCGCGGCGGCCAGGTCCTTCTCCAGCCTGCGGCGTTCGGCGTCCAGGTCGACCGCGCCCGAGGTGTCCAGCTCCACGGTGACCGTTCCGGTGCTCAGGCGGACCTCCACCGACGCGGTGGCGGCGAACTCGGCCCCCGGCTCGGTGAGCCGCGCCAGGTTCGCCACCGACGCCGCCTGCTCGCCGAGTCCGGCCGCGTCCAGGCCGATCAGCTTGGCCGCGACCTTCTGCTTGTCCGCCAGGCCCTGGTCGCTGCGGAACCGCCGGATCTCCGTGATCAACCGCTGCGTATCGGAAATACGTTGCGCGCCTTCCTGATCCGCGGGCACACCGGATGCCTGCGGCCACGGCGCGACCACCACCGACTCGCCGCCGGTCAGCGCCTGCCACAACGCCTCGGTGACGAACGGGATGACCGGATGCAGCAGGCGCAGCACGGCATCGAGCACGGAGCCGAGCACGAGCTGGGTCGCCTCGGCGCGGGCGCCGTCGGCGGCGAACTGCACCTTGGCCAGTTCCAGGTACCAGTCGCACAGCTCGTCCCAGGCGAAGTGGTAGAGCGCCTCGCAGGCCTTGCCGAACTCGTAGGCGTCGAACGCGGCGTCGGCTTCGGCGCGCACCGCGTCCAGCCGGTCCAGGATCCAGCGGTCGGCGTCGGTGAGCTGCGCGCGGTCGGGCAGGTCGCCCACCCGCGCGCCGTTCATCAGCGCGAATTTGGTCGCGTTGAACAGCTTGGTCACGAAGCTGCGCGAGGCGAGCACGTGCGGCTCGCCGACCGAGAGGTCACCGCCGGGCTGCGCGCCGCGCGCGAGGGTGAACCGGGTCGCGTCGGCGCCGAAGGCGTTGATCCAATCCAGCGGGTCGATGCCGTTGCCGCGCGACTTGGACATCTTCTTGCCGAACTGGTCGCGGATCAGGCCGTGCAGGAAGACGTCCTTGAACGGCACCTGGCGCTCGCCGCCCTTGCCCGCGGTCAGCGCGGCGTCCTCGGCCACGTAGGTGCCGAACATCATCATCCGCGCCACCCAGAAGAACAGGATGTCGTAGCCGGTGACGAGCACGCTGGTGGGATAGAACTTCTCGAGTTCGGCGGTGGCGTGCGGCCAGCCCATCGTGGAGAACGGCCACAGGCCGGAGGAGAACCAGGTGTCCAGCACATCCGGGTCCTGCACCCAGCCTTCGGGCGCCTGCTCGTCGGGCCCGACGCACACCACTTCGCCCTCGGGGCCGTACCAGATGGGGATGCGGTGGCCCCACCACAGCTGGCGCGAGATGCACCAGTCGTGCATGTCGTCGACCCAGCCGAACCAGCGCGGTTCCTGACTCTTGGGGTGGATCACGGTGTCGCCGTTGCGGACGGCGTCACCGGCGGCCTTGGCCAGCGACTCGACCTTCACCCACCACTGCATGGACAGCCGCGGCTCGATCGGCTCGCCGGTGCGCTCGGAGTGGCCGACGCTGTGCAGGTACGGGCGCTTCTCGGCGACCACCCTGCCCTCCCGCGCGAGCCGTTCGCGCACCTTGACGCGCGCCTCGAAACGGTCCATGCCGTCGAATTCGGTTCCGGTGCCGGTGATCCGGCCACGCTCGTCCATGATGGTCGGCATCGGGAGCCCGTGCCGCAGACCCATCTCGAAGTCGTTCGGGTCGTGCGCCGGGGTGATCTTCACCGCGCCCGAGCCGAATTCGGGATCGACGTAGTCGTCGGCGATGATCGGGATCTGCCGCCCGGTGATCGGATGCTCCAAGGTGGTGCCGATCAAGGCCCGGTAACGCGGGTCCTCCGGATGCACGGCCACGGCCGTGTCGCCGAGCATGGTCTCCACCCGGGTGGTGGCCACCACGACGTGCGGTTCGTCGTCGGCGAGCGAGCCGTAGCGCAGCGAGACCAGCTCGCCTTCCACGTCCTCGTACTTCACCTCGATGTCGGAGATCGCGGTGCGCAGCTCCGGCGACCAGTTCACCAGCCGCTCGGCGCGGTAGATCAGGCCCGCGTCGTAGAGCCGCTTGAACATGGTCTGCACGGCGCGCGACAGGCCCTCGTCCATCGTGAAGCGGTCCCGGCTCCAGTCGACGCCGTCGCCGAGCGCGCGCATCTGCCATTGGATGGCGCCGCCGGATTCCCGCTTCCAGTCCCACACCTTCTGCACGAACAGTTCGCGGCCGAAATCTTCCTTCGTCTTGCCGTCCACCGCCAGCTGCTTCTCCACCACGGTCTGGGTGGCGATGCCCGCGTGGTCCATGCCGGGCAGCCAGAGCACCTCGTAGCCCTGCATGCGCTTGCGGCGCGAGAGCGTGTCCATCAAGGTGTGGTCGAGCGCGTGGCCCATGTGCAGCGTGCCGGTGACGTTCGGCGGCGGCAGCACGATCGAATAGGCCGGCTTGCCACTGCCCGGATCGGCGGTGAAATAGCCCGCGGCTACCCAGCGCTCGTACATCTCGGCCTCCACCTCGCCGGGAGTCCAGCTCTTGGGGAGGGCATCGGCACGATTACGCGTGTTGTCAGGGGCTGCGCTGGTCACCCCGCGATTCTAGAGCCCGCCGATCCGCCGACCTCGGGTCGGTCGACCCCGGTCGCCGGTGTCCGGCGGATCCGCCGGTCGACGCCGCGCGGAATGGCGAGGAAAATCCGCCCGCCGGGCGCCGAAGCGGAGGGTATTCCGCGATGAAGACAAAAAGAGGCGGAGTCTTCGGTGGATGAGGGACACCGAACACTCCGCCCATGTCAGTAGCTTACCGGCGATCCGGGACCGGGCTCGGAATCCATAAGCAATTCTCAGCTTCCGGCATTTCGGACCCCGGATATTCCGCTCAACGGGCGAGCACGGCGACCTCGGCCGCCACCAAGTCGCCGTTGATCGCGATCGCCGCGGCGGAGCCCGCTCCCGCGGCGGAAATGACCTGAGCTGCCGGATTGCTGACGTTGCCCGCGGCCCACACACCCGGCACGCTGGTGCGTCCGGTGGCGTCCGTCGCCACCCAGCCGCCTGCGTCGAACGCGCAGCCGAGCGCGACCAGCACTTCGTCGTTGGCACGGAAAGTCGGCGCGACGAACATGGCGGTCCTCGGCACGGCCCGCCCGTCGGCCAGTTCCACACCGCGCAGCCGGTCGTCCACCACGAACCGGGCGACCTCGCCCTCGACCACCCGGACGCCGCGCGCGTCCAAGTGGGCCCGGTCGTCGTCGGACAGGGTCATCGTGTTCGAGAAGAAGACGACGTCGTCCGACCACTGGGGCAGCAACAGCGCCAGGTGCACCGCACGGGCCAGGGCGCCGGGCTCCGGCCCGCCGAGCACGCCGATCGGCTGGTCCCGGACCTCGTAGCCGTGGCAGTACGGGCAGTGCAGCACGTCACGGCCCCACCGCTCGGCCACTCCGGGCAGCTCCGGCAGTTCGTCGCGCAGCCCGGTGGCCACGAGCACGCGACGAGCCCGCAGCGTCCCGCCGCCACCGAGCCGCAGCGTGTGGTCGGCCTCCCCCGTCCGCTCGGCGCCGACGACGACGTCGTCGATCATCTCCGCGCCGTAGCTCACGGCCTCGGCGGCTCCGCTCGCCAGCAGTTGCGCCGGTGGCATCCCGTCCCGGGACAGGAACCCGTGCATGTGCTCGGCGGGCGCGTTGCGCGGTGCGCCGCCCCTGACCACCGCGACGCGCCGCCGCGCCCGGGCCAGGACCAGCGCACCGGACAATCCCGCCGCTCCGCCGCCCACGATCACCACGTCGTATGTTTCGCTCATCCGCGATCACCTCCATCGACACAGTGCCGTCAGTTCCGGCGATTCAGCAACAAATGTTGCCAAAATCGGGAAAGCGCGGTGCACTGGTGACATGTCTGCACCACCGGCTGTCGCCCAGGCCCTCGCCGATATCGGGCCACGACTCAAAGCGCTGCGCACCCGCCGCAATGTCACGCTCACCGCGCTGGCCGAAAGCACCGGGATCTCCAAGAGCACGCTGTCGCGGCTCGAGTCCGGTCAGCGCAAAGCCAGCCTGGAACTGCTGCTGCCGATCGCGATGGCCCACCAGGTGCCGTTGGACGAATTGGTGGCCGCCCCCGCGATCGCCGATCCGCGGGTCCACACGACGGCGCGGAAGATGAACGGGCTCACCATCGTTCCGCTGACCCGGCAGCCGGGTCCGCTGCAGGCGTTCAAGATCATCATCCCACCCGAGCGCGGCGAACCCGACCCCAAGGTGCACGAGGGTTTCGAGTGGCTCTACGTGTTGTCCGGACGACTGCGGCTGGTACTCGGCGAGCACGATCTGGTGCTCGGCCCGGGCGAGGCCGCGGAATTCGACACCCGCCAACCGCATTGGTTCGGCAGCGCGGGCCGGGGTCCGGTGGAAATCCTGAGCCTATTCGGGTCGCAGGGTGAACGAATGCATCTTCGCGCGCGGTCGGCGGGCC
Above is a genomic segment from Nocardia sputorum containing:
- a CDS encoding NAD(P)/FAD-dependent oxidoreductase, encoding MSETYDVVIVGGGAAGLSGALVLARARRRVAVVRGGAPRNAPAEHMHGFLSRDGMPPAQLLASGAAEAVSYGAEMIDDVVVGAERTGEADHTLRLGGGGTLRARRVLVATGLRDELPELPGVAERWGRDVLHCPYCHGYEVRDQPIGVLGGPEPGALARAVHLALLLPQWSDDVVFFSNTMTLSDDDRAHLDARGVRVVEGEVARFVVDDRLRGVELADGRAVPRTAMFVAPTFRANDEVLVALGCAFDAGGWVATDATGRTSVPGVWAAGNVSNPAAQVISAAGAGSAAAIAINGDLVAAEVAVLAR
- a CDS encoding helix-turn-helix domain-containing protein, whose amino-acid sequence is MSAPPAVAQALADIGPRLKALRTRRNVTLTALAESTGISKSTLSRLESGQRKASLELLLPIAMAHQVPLDELVAAPAIADPRVHTTARKMNGLTIVPLTRQPGPLQAFKIIIPPERGEPDPKVHEGFEWLYVLSGRLRLVLGEHDLVLGPGEAAEFDTRQPHWFGSAGRGPVEILSLFGSQGERMHLRARSAGRKRA
- the folC gene encoding bifunctional tetrahydrofolate synthase/dihydrofolate synthase; amino-acid sequence: MALVEAELDRRWPETKIEPSLTRIATLMDLLGSPQQSYPAIHIAGTNGKTSVTRMIDALLTALHRRTGRITSPHLQLATERISIDNAPITPARYVEIYRELLPYVEMIDKQSAAAGGPAMSKFEVLTGMAFAAFAEAPVDVAVVETGLGGTWDATNVVDGQVAVITPIGLDHTEYLGPDLTSIAGEKAGIIKRAPAGLVPRDNVAVIAQQEPEAMEVLLRRAVEMDAAVAREGSEFRVLARQIAVGGQQLELQGLGGVYDEIFLPLHGEHQARNAVLALAAVEAFFGAGAQRKLDMDAVRAGFASVTSPGRLERMRSAPTIFIDAAHNPAGAQALAATLTDEFDFRKLVGVVAVLGDKDAAGILTALEPVLDEIVVTSNGSPRALDVETLADLAVQRFGDERVVSAATLPDALETAIAIAEEVGEAGEMVSGAGVIVTGSVVTAGAARALFGKDPA
- a CDS encoding DUF4233 domain-containing protein → MSEPADRDEQAVPAPATDPWKGFRGVMAGTLVLEAIVVLLALPVVADVGGGVTWFSGTYLVVLAVVMFLGAGLQRRSWALPFNLGLQVLVLLGAFIHLSIGVIGVVFGVVWGFILVLRADVRGRMEKGLLPSQRIQRS
- a CDS encoding valine--tRNA ligase, which gives rise to MTSAAPDNTRNRADALPKSWTPGEVEAEMYERWVAAGYFTADPGSGKPAYSIVLPPPNVTGTLHMGHALDHTLMDTLSRRKRMQGYEVLWLPGMDHAGIATQTVVEKQLAVDGKTKEDFGRELFVQKVWDWKRESGGAIQWQMRALGDGVDWSRDRFTMDEGLSRAVQTMFKRLYDAGLIYRAERLVNWSPELRTAISDIEVKYEDVEGELVSLRYGSLADDEPHVVVATTRVETMLGDTAVAVHPEDPRYRALIGTTLEHPITGRQIPIIADDYVDPEFGSGAVKITPAHDPNDFEMGLRHGLPMPTIMDERGRITGTGTEFDGMDRFEARVKVRERLAREGRVVAEKRPYLHSVGHSERTGEPIEPRLSMQWWVKVESLAKAAGDAVRNGDTVIHPKSQEPRWFGWVDDMHDWCISRQLWWGHRIPIWYGPEGEVVCVGPDEQAPEGWVQDPDVLDTWFSSGLWPFSTMGWPHATAELEKFYPTSVLVTGYDILFFWVARMMMFGTYVAEDAALTAGKGGERQVPFKDVFLHGLIRDQFGKKMSKSRGNGIDPLDWINAFGADATRFTLARGAQPGGDLSVGEPHVLASRSFVTKLFNATKFALMNGARVGDLPDRAQLTDADRWILDRLDAVRAEADAAFDAYEFGKACEALYHFAWDELCDWYLELAKVQFAADGARAEATQLVLGSVLDAVLRLLHPVIPFVTEALWQALTGGESVVVAPWPQASGVPADQEGAQRISDTQRLITEIRRFRSDQGLADKQKVAAKLIGLDAAGLGEQAASVANLARLTEPGAEFAATASVEVRLSTGTVTVELDTSGAVDLDAERRRLEKDLAAAQKELQGTAAKLGNEAFLAKAPEHVVDKIRGRQQIASDEVARIGARLAELSGK
- the ndk gene encoding nucleoside-diphosphate kinase, producing MTEQTLVLIKPDGVARGLVGEVLARIERKGLKIVALELKHVSEELAQGHYAEHAEKPFFGSLIEFITSGPVVAAILEGPRAIAAFRQIAGGTDPVDKAVPGSIRGDFALETQENLVHGSDSPESAKREIALWFPERPA